The following nucleotide sequence is from Nymphalis io chromosome Z, ilAglIoxx1.1, whole genome shotgun sequence.
taactactgcacaagagacatatcaatttagttcccaaagttgctGGCGCATTTGTAATGTAAGggatgtataatattttttatagtgaaaTGTCTATAGGTGATGGTGACCAGttacctattataataaaaaaatagcgaaAGTATTATTTAGTaacttattcattaaaaaacgcACGGGAATATATCCGTATTTTACCATAACGAAGTCGGGCAGATCATATTCTAATAtaaatcttcttcttcttttttcaattccaaaatattttaaataattaatcatagaAAGTCTCCTAAGATAAGTTTATTTTCCTGTAACCCTTATTGCCTCATTAGAAATTTCCATAATGTTTACCTGTTAttgagtatataatttatatattaattcataagATTATACTCAACATTTTCACAAAACAATctaattatgatttatattttatttacttagcgCTGATCTATCGAAACTGCCTCGTTACGTGGTTGAACCAGACGTGAAGCCGTAAGTAATtggatttttgttatttaaatttatttaaaaaaaaaatctaggtaTACTAATGGATTTTTACAATTGGCCTGGGACGGTTTTATGTTGTTTTGGTGGCGTGTTTAAtctgtattttctttttatttttcattcactGATACCAAATCACTATGGCAATttatacagtttaaaaaaaagttttaaaaagcattaaaaaaatgGGCGTTAACTGCCCAAAACGAATATTCTTCAGAAAAAATTACTTTGTCCCAATCACGGTTTTTGTTTTCTCGTGCCCAAGCAATTCTATTTGCAATATGCTTTTGTGAAAGCAGCGGTTTTTTTATGGTGCTtcggtattttaaatttatttcattaaaacatcttctaattgtatatatattttcctaagTTCTTCCTGTGCAGATCTCAAAGataaaagtgtattttaaaaaaagagatCGGTTATCCGTTTATCCTCGATGGACGACGTCTTCCTTATTTTACCACGTTCTGGCAAGTCATCgacgtttttatttcataataacgcTTCCACTTGTTCACGAATACGTTGGACTTTTTCATACCCTTTGCAACCCGAACGTGTGACATTTTGGCCTTTGGGATGCGATCAAAGGAACACAGCTTCATAGCGGAATGCGTACGCAGCACCCATCACTGGAAACTTGAGCTGTGCTCTTCGACAATGCTGAACTGGTTTTGTTTATCGATGCGTTCTGCACAGAGTTGGACTATCCgtcattaattttagttttgcaAAAAACATTGCACTGACATTGAGTACATTTTTTAATCTTGATTACGTTCTTTTGAAACACACTGTATAATTAATTGACTAGCAACAACATACAAttgatcaaaaaatattatcaaagtaaGAATTCGCTAGTGGAGAGGTCCTTTAAAGTCGACTCTCCAACGTACGTAGCTTCTATAATTAGTTTTCGATCGTATACACTTTTTCTATAACAGACTACtaaaagtagtagtagtagtagagtaACGATTgtcatacttatttatgtacgaAAATTATATCCAAtgattacatattttgttattttatccaatgtaaatatttctattacattTCAGAACGTAATTTGTTTGGTATAGGAAttaagagaaaaatattttcatgaacTAAATTGTTAGATATTAATATCCTAGAAATgatgtaaatgtaatattttgtttgattggATCAGCAAAATGTTTCATTTACTTGCATCAATTGTgtcatatataagatataatacatttaaaaaaatgttagttgatgtagaaattaattaattgttatttacaagTTTCACACTGTCACACTGGTGATAAGGGGAGAAATGCCaacaagatataaaataaattatttttgttgggAAGTCACAAGCTGTTGTCATTTTGGGAGTAGACTGAGAATGTGGCAGTTGAGAAGTCTCACACGGTCACAATATGTGATGAGGGGTGAGATGCTAACCTTCATAGTCAATGCTCGCATAATCATTAACGAGGAACATGCagcaaacttataaatattggatGAATGAGTAAGTTTGAGGACAAACTTAATAGTCAGAATGGTCGAATGttagataatttaataacactAAAAACACATACTTTGTTACTTCatctgatttaataaaaatataattgatttcagAACGTAATTTGTTTTGCgtttagtagaaaaaaaaatttccgCGCTAAATTAGAAATTGAATGACAGAcaacaaattaatgtaaatatgataatttgtttaattgtatttttaaagatcTCGGTATTGCAAGGATATTAAAAatagacaaataataaaatttattccatCTTCTGGAGTATTTATTACGATTTTACATAAACTATCAAAGTACTAATGAACTCATCAATTTGCGtttctttttttgaaattaaatcgaTCGTGTCACATCTATCTACGAGATAGTACTTAGTAGACAAGTTTCATTCTCctcctttttataataatatataaaatacttaagccTAAGCTTAAACGCAatgtctttttataatattatatttatacttaattactGGTTTCGCAAATAATCTCATAGACAATTACTTTTTAACTAGTGTCTTACTAGTTAAAAAgttgttgtatatatatgtcacTCATAGTCCTtacactaaataattattaatatgtataaagacCTACAACAAAAGATACAccctgaaaatataattaaaatgttcctACATAGGACACGATACCTTGCAAATAAAAGTTAGGCTAAGCaacattatatatagataagtataTCATTATTTCGAAAGACTTCTTAGCAagcgtttataaattataatgatatgatAAAGTTAAGTTAGTTTAAAGtgaactttatactttattgtacttCAAGTTTATATCTCGATACTCCTAAAACGACCCTATTATTTTCTAACAATACAACCACTTTTAAAAATCAACATTtaagtcttaattttttttttaaataattgcattgtttatttataacaaaaattaattaattcttattacaTGTTTTCAGGGCTATATTCGGATCTTATAGTTATGATGTGATAAAAGGAGATTTCGTACTGCCAAATAGCACAACAACGGACATTAGCTTAACCGATATCATTTTCAACAACACTTCGCCGTCATCAGTGCAAGATGATAATTTCAGGAAGCATGTAGCAGTTACCGAAACTATTAAATCATTGAACTGGTGGACAcatgcaaaattatttttaagcaattcCACTCATAAATTTCGAACCAATCaaacaaaagtaaattaatttgtaatatataatctaataaaaacatgccctttttgatttgaaataaaagttgttttaattgatttacgttatattaattaaactgggtaaatttacttatataagtataaacttAACTACAACTCGTTTCGAAACTACCTTTATTAAATAAgatcgtattatataatattctaactACCAGTTGTACATTAAGAAAGCCGTagataacataaaatatcttcgaattatttatttatattattaatattttactttgtttattaaCGCTTAATTGCTTTGTAGAATTTCGTTTCAGGAgtctaaaatatatgtaacaagtATGTACGCAACTCAGATATCTATATCAGACGCAAGACACAATTCATTCATGTGTTTTCAGAGTAATGTAACAATGTCAATTTGCTAGGttcgggttgctactgagaatttattgCCGGAAAAACTCAACAGCTGTTCATTGTTTCGACCCGAAAGCTGAACTTAGGGCCTCAGGATCTGTAGCCTTATATACtcgtcactagaccaacgaggcggttattttttatatttatattcacaaaACAATACACGATCAAAAGAAAAGTCTCCAGGAAATATTAAAGTGTACAATGGAAAAGAGCAACTAACACTctttattctaatataattatatacttgtaataaatataaaatttctcgtttagaaataaatatacatatttacaataaaatataaatttaagttaagTAAAAGTTAAGCTATGTTGCTCACTCTCACTTTAcaggtattcatattttatacagtTTAGTCAGGTGAAACATTTAGtttcatgaaaaaaatacaaaaaaaacgccTTCAAAACATGTTTGCAATGTTGACTTTGCAGAATTCATTCCGATtcgaaatatattagtaatcTTAAGTTATGCAGAGATGCGTTGTTAGTACTTCCACTTGCATAgtgtagataaatattttattttccctACAATATCTGATTTTAAACCTGTACAGATCTactgtaagtttatataaaactttcggAGTTAATGAGcagaaataaaactatatattatattttaaataatggaagttttattataaaataagttataaactAAATGGGTTATACCAAACATAATAGATAAAACAGCTATACCAAAAATTGCTCGGAAGTACCTGGAATAAAAACACacactaaaacattttttaatttattttacatatctatgttattttttacattgattGGAATCTgaatatttatcttttgtaattacacaattttacttaattatgcaaataaataaatgcagtgTCTTGAATAGGTGCCGTGTGGATTCAAGCAGAGTAGAATAAAGACATATTCAGATGTGGGTGTCATAAGACGTTTAAAATACTTACTACTAAGTGTCCATTCcaagttaattaaaaagtactttGAACAAAATACCATGGTCTGTAACTTACATATTTACTATACAACATCACTACATATCTTCCTGACTAGTCTACATTGaattatgatatatgtatatgagtaATAAGATAAGCATAGTGTCCTGATTGTCTATCTTTTAGTACCAAGTTAGTAAATGAAGATTGAAAACCTTTTATTTTCCCAGTCTTTTACCTTAGTCTAAAAGACTTAAAAACTATGAGGTaatcatttcaatttataaagtCCATTATGCATATTTATGGTTTTCAGCTTTGTTGTGTCATCCATTTTTCAGAtccatttttgtaaatatgctTTAACTCATATAGATTCTTTAAATGTCAGTCGAGGATATGTATTGTATCTTTAGACAgacaatcaataataaatatagttgcaGGTTGTGATAATcgctacgttttttttattgccaTTTTATACCAGAACTGGAACTGTTGGTGAAGTTCAAATGAAAAAGGTACTGTTTGCCGAGTACCCTAAATACACTACAAGTTATCTAAGAAAAATTTAGCCAAGTCCATCCATTACCTGAGCATGTAGATGATTTGACCACAcatatcattattattcttCTATAGCTGACAAAAAGGTAGATTATGGTAAGTAGATATATGAATTACTTACCAAGTAAACTTGGATCGGCTTAACACTTTTATTATGCTTAGGGTTTGAGTTCTTGTGTTTTCAATATCACCAgagttatttataacaaaatgagAATTGGCTACTTTCTGTTCCAATGGCATTTGAGTATTTATTCTCTTTATGGCAACTTTTTCCGAGAAGTCATTGCGTTTGCACAGCCGCTCTAATTGTTGATGATCTTCACTgaaacacaaatataataattattagaagt
It contains:
- the LOC126780600 gene encoding uncharacterized protein LOC126780600 isoform X2, which encodes MLFCYFILYCTIYFYHADLSKLPRYVVEPDVKPAIFGSYSYDVIKGDFVLPNSTTTDISLTDIIFNNTSPSSVQDDNFRKHVAVTETIKSLNWWTHAKLFLSNSTHKFRTNQTKVN
- the LOC126780600 gene encoding uncharacterized protein LOC126780600 isoform X1, whose protein sequence is MSKFYELNICLFFFYQVHADLSKLPRYVVEPDVKPAIFGSYSYDVIKGDFVLPNSTTTDISLTDIIFNNTSPSSVQDDNFRKHVAVTETIKSLNWWTHAKLFLSNSTHKFRTNQTKVN